In a genomic window of Thermodesulfovibrionales bacterium:
- the leuC gene encoding 3-isopropylmalate dehydratase large subunit, which yields MSGMTISEKILAAHCGKERVYPGDLIYAKIDLILANDITAPIAIKEFEKIGAKEVFDPNRIAFIPDHFTPQKDIKAAEQCKLLRDFSKQYKLGLYFEVGRMGIEHALLPEQGLVVPGDLVIGADSHTCTYGALGAFATGVGSTDVAAAMATGECWFKVPESMKFIFYGGLKKWVGGKDLILHVIGDIGVDGALYRAMEFEGETIRNLPMYGRLTMCNMAIEAGAKTGIIVPDRITEEYVKPRAKRPYKFYNSDPDAYYVEIRDYDASKIEPLVACPHLPSNVRPARELGHIRIDQVVIGSCTNGRLEDLREAAMIMKGRKVHPDVRMIVIPATQQIYKEAMKEGLIDIFIDAEAVVSTPTCGPCLGGHMGILAKGERAIATTNRNFVGRMGHPESEVYLSNPAIAATSAVLGRIGIPEELGL from the coding sequence ATGTCTGGAATGACTATTTCAGAAAAGATACTTGCTGCACACTGTGGAAAGGAAAGGGTCTATCCTGGAGACCTGATTTATGCAAAGATTGACCTTATCCTTGCCAATGATATTACTGCGCCCATTGCAATAAAGGAGTTTGAAAAGATCGGTGCAAAGGAAGTCTTTGACCCTAACAGGATTGCCTTCATACCCGATCACTTTACTCCCCAAAAGGATATAAAGGCAGCAGAACAATGTAAGCTTCTAAGAGATTTTTCAAAACAATATAAACTTGGCCTTTATTTTGAGGTTGGAAGGATGGGAATAGAGCATGCCCTTCTTCCTGAGCAGGGACTTGTTGTACCAGGTGATCTGGTAATTGGTGCTGACAGCCATACATGCACCTATGGAGCCCTTGGAGCTTTTGCAACAGGTGTGGGTTCAACTGATGTGGCTGCTGCAATGGCAACAGGTGAGTGCTGGTTCAAGGTACCTGAGTCAATGAAATTTATTTTTTATGGTGGCCTGAAAAAATGGGTTGGCGGAAAGGACCTAATACTCCATGTGATAGGAGATATTGGTGTGGATGGTGCCCTTTACAGGGCAATGGAATTCGAGGGAGAGACTATAAGAAACCTTCCTATGTATGGAAGGCTCACCATGTGCAACATGGCTATAGAGGCCGGTGCAAAAACCGGCATCATTGTTCCTGACAGGATCACAGAGGAGTATGTTAAACCGAGGGCAAAGAGGCCTTATAAATTTTATAACTCCGATCCTGATGCATATTATGTGGAAATAAGGGATTACGATGCATCAAAGATAGAGCCTCTTGTTGCCTGTCCTCATCTACCATCAAATGTAAGACCTGCCAGGGAGCTCGGCCACATCAGGATTGACCAGGTTGTTATTGGTTCATGTACGAATGGAAGGCTCGAAGACCTAAGGGAGGCTGCAATGATCATGAAGGGAAGGAAGGTCCATCCCGATGTGAGGATGATAGTTATTCCGGCAACCCAGCAGATTTACAAAGAGGCCATGAAGGAAGGACTTATTGATATCTTTATTGATGCTGAGGCAGTGGTATCAACACCTACATGTGGACCATGTCTTGGGGGTCATATGGGAATTCTTGCAAAAGGTGAGAGGGCAATTGCAACGACAAACAGGAATTTTGTTGGAAGGATGGGGCATCCAGAAAGTGAAGTTTATTTAAGTAATCCGGCCATTGCTGCTACAAGTGCTGTGCTTGGAAGGATAGGAATTCCAGAAGAATTAGGACTTTAG
- a CDS encoding V-type ATP synthase subunit D, giving the protein MAIIHPTRTNLLILREKATSVRNSISILKARRQALMREFLETAIPLLRSREEIRKTYGDAIAQLSLSKGHEGQEVINSISLITDKTISVELKEKSLWGLKYKELSYAESPLKMPEDRPYDHFSLTDHLEHSVEGFEKIVEAILEIANFESKTKRLGEEILKTTRRIRVLEERILPDLNKKIREIENYIAEREREAFYRLKLFKGLA; this is encoded by the coding sequence ATGGCAATAATTCATCCCACTAGGACAAATCTCCTTATTCTCAGGGAAAAGGCAACCTCTGTGAGAAACAGTATATCAATACTTAAGGCAAGGCGCCAGGCTCTTATGAGGGAATTCCTTGAGACAGCCATACCACTTTTAAGGTCAAGAGAAGAAATAAGAAAGACCTATGGAGATGCCATAGCACAGCTTTCCCTTAGCAAAGGACATGAAGGTCAGGAGGTTATAAATTCAATTTCCCTTATAACAGACAAAACCATTTCTGTAGAGCTAAAGGAAAAAAGCCTCTGGGGTTTGAAATACAAGGAGTTATCCTATGCAGAGTCTCCCCTTAAGATGCCCGAGGACAGACCCTATGACCATTTTTCGCTGACAGACCACCTTGAGCATTCTGTTGAGGGTTTTGAAAAGATTGTTGAAGCAATACTTGAGATAGCAAATTTTGAGAGCAAGACAAAAAGACTTGGAGAAGAGATCCTCAAGACAACAAGAAGGATAAGGGTCCTTGAGGAAAGGATATTGCCTGATTTAAATAAAAAAATAAGAGAGATTGAGAATTATATAGCTGAAAGAGAACGTGAGGCCTTTTACCGTCTCAAACTGTTTAAAGGTTTAGCGTAA
- a CDS encoding molybdenum cofactor guanylyltransferase, which translates to MTGVILAGGLNRRYPGLPKGLIEFKGKRLIERVRDSLLTLERLIIITNTPEAYFYLGIPLYGDLYDFRCPLTGIYTALLNSEGPILISACDMPFINPDIVRLIKDEGALRLKTHEAVIPVFNSKPQPLLGVYSEALIPVVKKWIEIKRCKMTEFLEGLTVFYIEEQRLREIDPLGLSFININRPEDILTAEAFDSSNGV; encoded by the coding sequence ATGACGGGTGTTATCCTTGCAGGAGGTTTAAACAGAAGATACCCTGGTCTTCCCAAGGGTCTCATAGAATTTAAGGGAAAGAGATTGATTGAACGGGTAAGGGATTCCCTCCTTACTCTTGAAAGATTAATAATAATCACCAATACTCCAGAAGCCTATTTTTATCTAGGCATTCCTCTTTATGGAGATCTTTATGATTTCAGGTGTCCACTTACAGGTATATATACAGCACTTCTTAACTCAGAAGGTCCGATTCTCATAAGTGCCTGTGATATGCCCTTTATAAATCCTGATATTGTAAGATTGATAAAGGATGAAGGAGCTCTGAGGTTGAAGACCCACGAGGCTGTCATACCAGTTTTTAATAGCAAACCTCAGCCCCTTCTTGGTGTTTATTCTGAGGCGCTAATACCTGTGGTCAAGAAATGGATCGAAATTAAAAGATGCAAAATGACAGAATTCCTTGAAGGACTCACGGTTTTTTATATTGAGGAACAGAGGTTGAGAGAGATCGATCCCCTGGGTCTTTCCTTCATAAATATCAACAGGCCTGAAGACATACTAACGGCAGAAGCCTTTGACTCTTCTAATGGTGTATAA
- a CDS encoding twin-arginine translocase TatA/TatE family subunit, translating to MFGLGMQELIIVLIIVLVLFGASRLPELGKGIGQAIRNFKKGMSEPEEIDVTPKKPVEQPKEEKKTGE from the coding sequence ATGTTTGGTCTTGGAATGCAGGAGCTGATAATAGTCCTTATAATTGTGCTGGTACTTTTTGGAGCATCGAGGCTGCCTGAGCTTGGAAAGGGTATAGGTCAGGCTATAAGGAATTTCAAAAAAGGAATGTCCGAGCCCGAAGAGATTGATGTCACACCCAAAAAACCTGTAGAACAGCCCAAAGAGGAAAAGAAGACGGGTGAATAG